A window from Methylocystis sp. MJC1 encodes these proteins:
- a CDS encoding type II toxin-antitoxin system ParD family antitoxin produces MRTMTISLSDQQAQRIQLAVETGAYASNSEVLREALRLWEQREELRALELQRLKQAYENGLASGPGREVEADALLAEFKRKAGLGG; encoded by the coding sequence ATGCGCACGATGACGATCTCTCTTTCCGACCAACAAGCCCAGCGTATCCAGCTCGCGGTCGAAACCGGCGCCTATGCCTCGAATAGCGAGGTGCTCCGCGAAGCGCTGCGCCTTTGGGAGCAACGCGAGGAACTCCGGGCGCTCGAACTCCAACGACTCAAGCAGGCCTATGAGAACGGCCTGGCGAGCGGCCCTGGGCGCGAGGTGGAAGCAGATGCGCTGCTCGCCGAGTTCAAAAGGAAAGCCGGCCTGGGTGGCTAG
- a CDS encoding Rieske (2Fe-2S) protein, which yields MPATELFAVCHVNDVAKRGAVGFVLARREGDKTVAFPIFVVRQGKAYHAYANRCPHQGARIDFQPGHFLDQGHRAIVCGKHGALFDPVTGNCYDGPCAGAALEKIEVVVDGEDVCITGLELAEEDGLDRPENDEMPPVMVTSD from the coding sequence ATGCCGGCAACCGAGTTATTTGCTGTCTGTCACGTCAATGACGTCGCCAAGCGCGGCGCAGTCGGCTTCGTTCTGGCGCGCCGCGAGGGCGACAAGACCGTGGCTTTCCCGATTTTCGTCGTGCGGCAAGGGAAGGCTTATCACGCTTACGCCAACCGCTGCCCGCACCAGGGCGCGAGGATCGACTTCCAGCCAGGCCATTTCCTCGACCAAGGCCACCGCGCCATCGTCTGCGGCAAGCATGGCGCGCTCTTTGATCCAGTGACAGGCAATTGTTACGACGGCCCTTGCGCGGGCGCCGCGCTGGAGAAGATCGAGGTCGTCGTCGACGGTGAGGACGTCTGCATAACAGGGTTAGAGCTCGCCGAGGAGGATGGGCTCGATCGTCCGGAAAACGACGAAATGCCGCCGGTCATGGTGACGTCGGATTAA
- the odhB gene encoding 2-oxoglutarate dehydrogenase complex dihydrolipoyllysine-residue succinyltransferase → MTEIRVPTLGESVTEATIGRWFKKAGDTVRADETLAELETDKVTLEVNAPAAGVLAEVLVKEGETVQPGALLGQIVAGGAAVAPAPAAKPSPAPAAAAPAPAAPSQPPTAMPPSPAAAKIAAEKGIDVSQVAGSGKRGQALKSDVIDFAARAPAAPAPIVEAPPPPIPRAPAPQEDASREERVKMSRLRQTIARRLKEAQSVAAMLTTFNEVDMSALIAQRNKYKDLFEKKHGVKLGFMSYFVKACCQALEEIPAVNAEIDGTDIIYKRFCHIGVAVGTDKGLVVPVVRDADRMSLAEIEKSIAALGKKAREGALDIADLQGGTFTISNGGVYGSLMSTPILNAPQSGILGMHKIQERPVAVEGKIEIRPMMYLALSYDHRIVDGKEAVTFLVRVKETLEDPGRLALAL, encoded by the coding sequence ATGACTGAAATTCGTGTCCCGACCCTCGGCGAATCCGTCACCGAGGCGACAATCGGCCGCTGGTTCAAAAAGGCGGGCGACACGGTGCGCGCCGACGAAACGCTCGCCGAGCTCGAGACCGACAAGGTGACACTCGAAGTCAACGCCCCGGCGGCGGGCGTCCTCGCCGAAGTTCTGGTCAAGGAAGGCGAGACGGTGCAGCCGGGCGCGCTGCTGGGGCAGATCGTCGCCGGGGGCGCGGCTGTTGCGCCGGCCCCCGCCGCAAAACCCTCTCCGGCGCCTGCCGCCGCTGCGCCCGCTCCCGCCGCGCCAAGCCAGCCGCCCACGGCCATGCCGCCCTCGCCCGCCGCCGCCAAGATTGCCGCCGAAAAGGGCATCGACGTCTCGCAGGTTGCGGGCTCCGGCAAGCGCGGCCAGGCGCTGAAGTCCGATGTGATCGACTTCGCCGCCCGGGCCCCCGCGGCGCCGGCGCCAATCGTCGAAGCGCCGCCGCCCCCCATCCCGCGCGCCCCTGCCCCCCAGGAAGACGCCTCGCGCGAGGAACGCGTGAAGATGTCGCGCCTGCGCCAGACCATCGCCCGGCGCCTGAAGGAAGCGCAGAGCGTCGCGGCGATGCTCACGACCTTCAATGAGGTCGACATGTCGGCGCTCATCGCCCAGCGCAACAAATACAAGGATCTCTTCGAGAAGAAGCACGGCGTGAAGCTCGGCTTCATGTCCTATTTCGTGAAGGCTTGCTGCCAGGCCCTGGAGGAAATCCCAGCCGTCAACGCCGAGATCGACGGGACCGATATCATCTACAAGCGCTTCTGCCACATTGGCGTGGCAGTGGGCACGGATAAGGGCCTCGTCGTGCCGGTTGTGCGCGACGCCGACCGCATGTCTCTGGCCGAGATCGAGAAAAGCATCGCCGCGCTTGGCAAGAAGGCGCGCGAAGGGGCGCTCGACATCGCCGATCTGCAGGGCGGCACCTTCACCATCTCGAACGGCGGGGTCTATGGTTCGCTGATGTCGACGCCGATATTGAACGCGCCGCAATCCGGTATTCTGGGCATGCACAAGATCCAGGAGCGTCCAGTGGCGGTCGAGGGCAAGATCGAAATCCGCCCGATGATGTATCTGGCGCTCTCTTACGACCATCGCATCGTCGATGGGAAAGAGGCGGTAACCTTCCTGGTGCGCGTCAAGGAGACGCTGGAGGATCCTGGCCGTCTGGCGCTCGCGCTGTGA
- the dnaN gene encoding DNA polymerase III subunit beta: protein MKVTIERAALLRALGHVHRVVERRTTIPILANVLIDARDGTLTLKATDLDLEITEKAPAEVEQPGGTTLPAHTLYDIVRKLPEGAQVSLDGSGEAGQLTLRSGRSRFNLSTLPESDFPDVTSGEFSHSFSLAPADLKRLIEKTQFAISSEETRYYLNGIYIHAMEVEGQLMLRAVATDGHRLARLELPAPEGCAGMPGVILPRKAVQEVQRLIEDAQGEVLVELSTNKMRFSFGDALLTTKLIDGTFPDYARVIPAGNDKRLTVERDVFAKAVDRVSTISSERGRAVKLALTEGKLVLSVTNPDQGSAVEEIEADYDGAPLDVGFNARYLLDITQQLDSDTALFKLADPGSPTLIQDRDGASALYVLMPMRV, encoded by the coding sequence ATGAAGGTCACGATCGAGAGAGCGGCGCTGCTGCGGGCGCTCGGCCATGTTCATCGGGTGGTTGAACGGCGCACCACGATCCCCATTCTCGCCAATGTGCTGATCGACGCCAGGGACGGAACGCTGACGCTGAAAGCGACCGACCTCGATCTCGAGATCACCGAAAAGGCGCCGGCCGAGGTCGAGCAGCCCGGCGGCACGACGCTTCCCGCGCATACGCTCTACGACATCGTCCGCAAGCTGCCCGAAGGCGCGCAAGTGTCGCTCGACGGCTCCGGCGAGGCCGGCCAGCTCACGCTGCGCTCGGGGCGTTCGCGCTTCAACCTGTCGACCCTGCCGGAAAGCGACTTCCCCGATGTGACCTCCGGCGAGTTCAGCCATAGCTTCTCGCTTGCGCCCGCCGATCTCAAGCGGCTCATCGAGAAGACGCAGTTCGCCATCTCCAGCGAAGAAACACGCTATTATCTCAACGGCATCTACATCCACGCGATGGAGGTCGAGGGCCAGTTGATGCTGCGCGCGGTGGCGACCGACGGCCACCGCCTCGCCCGTCTCGAACTGCCGGCGCCGGAAGGCTGCGCGGGCATGCCGGGCGTCATTCTGCCCCGCAAAGCGGTGCAGGAGGTTCAGCGCCTCATCGAAGATGCGCAGGGCGAGGTGCTCGTCGAGCTCTCGACGAACAAGATGCGCTTCTCCTTCGGCGACGCGCTGCTGACGACGAAGCTCATCGACGGCACCTTCCCCGATTACGCCCGCGTCATACCGGCGGGCAACGACAAGCGCCTGACGGTAGAGCGCGACGTGTTCGCCAAGGCCGTCGACCGCGTCTCCACCATTTCGTCCGAGCGCGGCCGCGCGGTGAAACTCGCTCTGACGGAAGGCAAGCTCGTGCTTTCCGTCACCAACCCCGATCAGGGCTCGGCGGTCGAGGAAATCGAAGCCGATTACGACGGCGCGCCGCTCGACGTCGGCTTCAACGCCAGATATCTCCTCGACATCACCCAGCAGCTTGACAGCGACACGGCGCTCTTCAAGCTCGCCGATCCGGGGTCGCCCACGCTGATTCAGGACCGCGACGGCGCGAGCGCGCTTTACGTGCTGATGCCGATGCGGGTCTAA
- a CDS encoding transglycosylase domain-containing protein produces MARGGKRQEPRFDDGEDDDWELRAERRPSPRARQARDAEEPDDFEAEATAKPKRRRSGSMIGALFYWAFTLSIWGVVGAGAIAVYYGSQLPPIDQLAVPKRPPNIAIMGSDGELLANRGDTGGAAIRILDLPPYLPKAFIAIEDRRFYSHWGVDPQGIARALLRNVTGHGGMQGGSTLTQQLAKNLFLTQERTISRKIQEAILALWLEHKYSKDQILELYLNRVYFGSGAYGVEAATQRYFGHSARTATLSESAVLAGLMKAPSKLAPDRNPEGATERAAQVITAMAQEGHISEAMAKAALAHPAQAAKGLGAGSANYAADYVMDMLDDTIGAIDQDLVVTTTIDPRLQAVAEGALKEELDKKGAKYGVSQGAIVSIDPNGAIRALVGGRDYSESQFNRAVSAKRQPGSAFKPFVYLAGLEHGMTPESVREDGPLNIKGWTPENYSHQYFGPVTLTKALALSLNTVAVRVGLEVGPKAVVKTAHRLGIQSDLQPNASIALGTSEVTPLELVAAYAPFANGGVGVQPHIITRVMTASGKTLYQRKGSTFGRVIEPHYVAMMNTMMQETLLTGTARKAELPGWQAAGKTGTSQDFRDAWFIGYTSRLVTGVWLGNDDSSPTKKASGGNLPVEIWSRYMSIALRGAPVAGLPTGSWRSDAEEVIAKPLDELIGIFTGADHQAAPAPPPRPQKQVAPLPPENRAAEERPLAPDETATIPPPPRGRASRPRDIEGLLPPEDIPDAGAVPPPNPRRGRAPAAAEKNIFEQLFGG; encoded by the coding sequence ATGGCGCGCGGCGGCAAACGTCAGGAACCAAGGTTCGACGACGGCGAAGACGACGACTGGGAATTGCGGGCCGAGAGACGGCCTTCGCCCCGCGCCCGTCAGGCGCGAGACGCGGAGGAGCCGGACGATTTCGAGGCTGAAGCAACTGCCAAACCGAAGCGACGGCGGTCCGGTTCGATGATCGGCGCGCTCTTTTACTGGGCCTTCACCCTTTCCATTTGGGGCGTGGTGGGCGCCGGGGCGATCGCGGTCTATTACGGCTCGCAATTGCCGCCGATCGACCAGCTCGCGGTGCCCAAGCGCCCGCCCAATATCGCGATCATGGGCTCGGACGGCGAGCTGCTCGCCAATCGCGGCGACACGGGCGGCGCGGCGATCCGCATCTTGGACCTGCCGCCCTATCTGCCCAAGGCCTTCATCGCGATCGAGGACCGGCGTTTCTATTCGCACTGGGGCGTCGATCCGCAGGGCATCGCCCGCGCCTTGCTGCGCAATGTCACCGGCCATGGCGGCATGCAGGGCGGCTCGACGCTCACCCAGCAGCTCGCGAAAAACCTGTTCCTGACGCAGGAGCGCACAATCTCGCGCAAGATCCAGGAGGCCATCCTGGCGCTTTGGCTGGAACACAAATATTCGAAGGACCAGATCCTCGAGCTTTATCTCAACCGCGTCTATTTCGGCTCCGGCGCCTATGGCGTGGAGGCGGCGACGCAGCGTTATTTCGGCCATAGCGCGCGGACCGCGACGCTTTCCGAATCCGCCGTGCTCGCGGGGTTGATGAAGGCGCCGAGCAAGCTCGCCCCCGATCGCAATCCCGAAGGCGCGACCGAGCGCGCCGCGCAGGTCATCACGGCCATGGCGCAGGAAGGCCATATCAGCGAGGCGATGGCCAAGGCGGCGCTCGCTCATCCGGCGCAAGCAGCCAAAGGCCTGGGCGCGGGCTCGGCCAATTACGCGGCAGACTACGTCATGGACATGCTCGACGACACGATCGGCGCCATCGACCAGGACCTTGTCGTCACCACAACCATCGACCCGCGCCTGCAGGCCGTCGCCGAAGGCGCGCTGAAGGAGGAGCTCGACAAGAAGGGCGCGAAATATGGCGTGTCTCAAGGCGCCATCGTGTCGATCGACCCCAATGGCGCGATCCGCGCGCTGGTCGGCGGCCGCGATTATTCCGAAAGCCAGTTCAACCGCGCTGTTTCCGCCAAGCGCCAGCCGGGCTCCGCCTTCAAGCCCTTTGTCTATCTCGCGGGTCTCGAACACGGCATGACGCCGGAGTCCGTGCGCGAGGACGGCCCGCTCAACATCAAGGGCTGGACGCCTGAGAACTACAGCCACCAATATTTCGGCCCCGTCACTCTCACCAAGGCGCTGGCGCTCTCGCTCAATACGGTCGCGGTGCGCGTCGGCCTGGAAGTTGGGCCGAAGGCCGTTGTGAAGACGGCGCATCGGCTCGGCATCCAATCCGACCTTCAGCCCAATGCCTCCATCGCGCTCGGCACGTCGGAAGTGACGCCGCTGGAGCTTGTCGCCGCCTATGCGCCCTTCGCGAACGGCGGGGTCGGCGTGCAGCCGCATATCATCACGCGCGTGATGACGGCGAGCGGCAAGACGCTCTATCAGCGCAAGGGCTCCACCTTCGGCCGCGTGATCGAGCCGCATTATGTGGCGATGATGAACACGATGATGCAGGAGACCCTGCTGACCGGCACGGCGCGCAAGGCGGAGCTGCCGGGTTGGCAGGCCGCCGGCAAAACGGGCACCAGTCAGGATTTCCGCGACGCCTGGTTCATCGGCTATACGAGCCGCCTCGTCACCGGCGTGTGGCTTGGCAATGACGACAGCTCACCGACCAAGAAGGCCTCGGGCGGCAATTTGCCGGTGGAAATCTGGAGCCGCTATATGAGCATCGCTCTGCGGGGCGCGCCGGTCGCGGGCCTTCCGACGGGCTCCTGGCGCTCGGACGCGGAGGAGGTGATCGCCAAGCCTCTGGACGAGCTGATCGGCATCTTCACCGGCGCCGACCACCAGGCCGCGCCCGCGCCGCCGCCGAGACCGCAAAAACAAGTGGCTCCGCTCCCGCCGGAAAATCGCGCCGCCGAGGAAAGGCCGTTGGCGCCGGACGAGACGGCCACGATACCACCCCCGCCGCGTGGACGCGCAAGCCGTCCGCGCGATATCGAGGGCCTGCTGCCGCCCGAAGACATTCCCGACGCTGGCGCTGTCCCGCCGCCAAATCCAAGGCGCGGGCGTGCGCCAGCGGCGGCGGAGAAGAATATCTTCGAGCAGCTCTTCGGGGGGTAA
- a CDS encoding type II toxin-antitoxin system RelE/ParE family toxin, whose product MARVALTPAAESALFDIWATVALDNVRAADGLFQRIMKKARLAAENPLMGAPRPELGPNARILIEGRYLIIYEPAEDGVTIIAIVHGARAPESWLAS is encoded by the coding sequence GTGGCTAGGGTCGCCCTTACGCCGGCTGCGGAATCTGCGCTTTTCGATATATGGGCGACGGTGGCGCTCGATAATGTTCGAGCGGCCGACGGCCTTTTTCAGCGCATAATGAAGAAAGCGCGACTTGCCGCGGAAAATCCGCTGATGGGCGCGCCACGACCCGAGCTGGGCCCTAACGCCCGCATCCTCATCGAGGGGCGCTACCTGATAATTTACGAGCCTGCGGAGGACGGCGTCACAATCATCGCCATTGTTCATGGCGCAAGGGCCCCCGAAAGCTGGCTCGCAAGCTGA
- a CDS encoding DUF1150 family protein, giving the protein MQEKIVIERREPLLTPEQFANLGDGMIAYVRAMRSEDVNRLYPQAPEIQPGLTIFALIGADGAPIVLADSEEGAIGNARENDLTMVSLH; this is encoded by the coding sequence ATGCAAGAAAAAATCGTTATCGAGCGCAGGGAGCCGCTCCTGACGCCGGAACAATTCGCCAATCTGGGCGACGGCATGATTGCCTATGTGAGGGCCATGCGCTCGGAAGACGTGAACCGCCTCTATCCGCAGGCGCCCGAAATACAGCCGGGGCTCACAATTTTCGCCCTCATCGGCGCTGACGGAGCGCCGATCGTTCTCGCAGACTCGGAAGAGGGCGCCATTGGCAACGCCCGCGAAAACGATCTGACCATGGTCAGCCTGCACTGA